A region of the Dermatophagoides farinae isolate YC_2012a chromosome 7, ASM2471394v1, whole genome shotgun sequence genome:
CTTTTAAAAGGGAATAGAAATTCAGACCAGTGTATTTCATAAAGCAACAATTATCTTCATTCGTGTTTTTAATTGCAAACAACTTCGGATATTTTCACTCAATTACTTCAATGATACCTCATTCTGCTTGTAGAATACTGGCACTGAATATAGTTGAAAAGAATCTGGTTACGTAGACACATTCTATTTTGATTAGTTCGTTGTTAGATGTTAAATCAATCCATGAATATCTTCATGAATCTTTTGACAAATCTTCTATTTTCTATCTCtgttattgattgatcagaGATTTGTATTCGGTTTTTGATGAAAGCACCAAATATCATCGATGATACAActattaatgataaaatcacTACATCAAACACATTTAACACTGCATCATAACATATTTCATTAAAGATGTCAAAAGACCAAACGGTTATTCTTCGTTTCTTTAGCCATCTTGTAAAACTTCACACGAGTGTCCTTTGATTACCatttataatgatttaaGATGAATGTTGATCTGTGCATAGACGTAAGCTGTAAACAagtcgatgtttttttttttttttcaaaatcaacaaaaatactGGCGAATTTGTGTGAGTGGAAAGGAAAGAGGAAATATAATGCTGACTGTACGATAcagcaaaatatttttgattaatataCATTGACAACTACTGAATTCACTACTGATggaagaaacaaaatcttgatgaaaatttaacatttgttttgattgttttatgttgttgtttattcaattattattatcttggGATATGATAGATTCATATTATTGGAGATTTATGATGTTAAACAGTTGATTCATTAACGCCAATCTGATTGGTTGTGACGTGTTTAAATTTAGTTAGAAATTGAAGTTGATGTCGTTGAGGGAAGTGGAGATACAGGTGTTTGAACtaattcaaaatttcttGTGATCAAATTGTCTTCTAACTCTGATTGCTCATACTGTATGTCTTCCTCTTCTTCATCGGATTCTTCAGGAACTAACTCATTTGAATTTACCAGATCAATATTTTCTATGTAAACAATATCTTCATGATTCACAAACGGTTTTCACTACATCAGGGGTTGGggaacaaatcaaattaaaatttccTAATGGACCTTCTAGCCTTAGAactaagttttttttttatataattttattatttgatcacTGAAAATCACTTACGTTTGGGTTTTAGAAATTACTTCCCAAACGTATCAAGAAAATATGTCTATTGTCACATGAAAATACCTTAATTAAGAGAAAACTCTCTAAAATTTCCAATAGAATCAATATGAATTTATCTTAGATAGCTCTGCTGCCGAGCCGAGATGATGAAGTAACCTTATTTTCTTTAGAACTGCTTTGCTTTAGACATTCTAGATACAACTTCAAAATTGTATTGACTTTAGCCCCAAAactcaattcaaaattctatGGTTGAGGATGTAAAATTGAGTTGAAAACTTCAAATACTTATGATTAGTTTGAATTATTAATTCTTTCCAATACATTTAATGATGCCCGTATGTTGATAATTCAACTATAGCTAAGCATTCATTTTCGAAAGCAGAATAATTTATCTTATACTGTTATAATCTTCTAAAGAAATACCCAACCGTTAACATATCTCTGTCATCATCCAATTCAGTATCTTTTGTTTAAGGACAGCCCCAATACTAACATTGGATTTAAAAGTAATAGTAATTACTGCTTTATCAGGATCAAAGATATGTAACACCAGATCAGATGTTAAgattttaattatttattaaatgTTATTTCAACATCCGCTGTCCAATTAAAATCTCGATCTTACTTtaacaattcattcaatggagCTAGCAACCTTAGTTTGTTTGGAATAATtctttgataaaaattctaCTTTACCGTTAAATTgacaaatcaatttaaaatttttgataatagAAATAATTCGATATTCAAACCGATCAAACCTTTCCCAAATAATATTTTATCCGATCAACAACTCTTTATACAATAGAAACTTAAATTGATGGGAAACTTCATTCATCAGGTTAATTCGACAGGTGACAATGCTAATTGAGCCAATTTCACCAATATTTATGAAAACGTTAAATTTCtcaattaattgtttttggAGCAGTTAAATCAAGGAATTTAGGTCTTGAAAATAATCTGGAAACAAGTGATCTTGCAATAAAACCTCTCGTGTTTGGCAAGGATTCTGGTGTGGAAAATGTTTCAGTGTGAACTGTTTTTACAGAAGATGTAAAAACTGTAGTAGTTGGATCCGAAATTTCTAGATTTCTTCCGAAATGTTTTGGTGTTACCAAACCTGATGTATAAACGGAAGAGATCCTATCACCGTCATTTTTGTACCTTGTTGGAAGAGATAAAGATCTACTAACAGCTTTAGAATCTAATTCAGAAGTTAGTTctgttatcattatcaaacaaGTTGTAGCCAAATCAATAATGGGAAGAACTTTATTACCTTCTTTCTCCCCTTTATCTACTAATGACATAGTGTTGACTATTAAATCACGTAGACCTTCCAAATGGGCATACAATTGTTGAATACGGTCGCTAGTCAGTTCTCTAGCAACCTCATCTTTAATTTCCAACAAAGTCTTGTGTAGATGATCAACCTTCAACTTGGCAGTTTCGATAAGATCATGAGTCAGTGATCTTGTTGTGGCCATTTTaattagaaaaattaaaaaaaacaaattaagaatttatttacaaGCAAAACTTACCAAGAGAAGTTTTATGGCGTCCAAaatattataaataatataaatttgACTCAATAATTGTAACACGTGTTATTAAAGACCAAACCCTGGTCTGGGACGctatatttgaatgattaatGTGTGTTGAGATATTTGGAGTTAACGTTGATATAACAACAACTCACAAAATAGATAGAGGAAAAACGTTCGTCTAATAAGTATTATTAATCTCAAGCAATAGAGTAGAATCCAGTCACAGATTAGACTGAATCCTGTTGGCTTGAAAGACCTGGCGGAAGTTATTCCTTACCAGACTTTTTAACAGCTAGATCGAGGGTTGAGAATTGATAATACTCACTATTTCGGCCACTAGAGTCGCGTTTTATTCCAAAATCTAAATAACCAACGGTGATCACATTAAACGCAATCAAACTCgaaataaatgatcatcaaatacacGTTTTAgacattgaacaaaatttattaaaatagaataaaattagatgaaaatgaacggCGAAATAACGGATCCCAATGTTCAGTCTGTCTATGGTTTATATACCAAAAGAATAAAGAAGCAAAGCATAAGAGATTGCCAAAAATAAAGCAAAAGAAATAATAAGAgggaaaatagaaaatataATTTCATGACCTATTTAATCATTGCCAAATTCTTGAAATATCTTCAAAAATAAGCTAATTAATGTCACCTTCACTTCTTATTGTTATCTTCACccatattcattatttcaatCCAAATATGGTAACCAGAAAGTAACAAGTGAAATAAATGGGAGTGGATGCTTGGCCATTACATACATATGACACAAATATTTGATCAAGGTTTTATATATTGGAAACAATATTCATATCGTTTACAATTTTCACTTGATGATTATCgttatcaaaaaatttcgtaTACATATCAAACATTTAAACGTTCCATTTGGATATGTATCAATGCATGGTTGGCCATTTTCTATCTTTCAATTATGACATTATATCCAGATAATCCTTTCATGATAAGCCGAATAGATCTTGAACGAATAATGGATACACAACATATGGATATATTCTACATACAAGGAATCATTACATTTGTTATGTTAGAAATTTTGTGGGCATTATCGTTGAATAATTTACTACATTATCGTTTATCATCGATAGATTTTCTtgcaaacaaatcaaattttaatgaaaaaaaacaattacgaCCAAAATCTCGTCAATATCTTTACCATATGTACTTAATGAGCAAGTTGATGGCCACTATCCTATATTCAATTGTAACAATAGAATTGTTAATAGTGATTATTATGTATGCTTATCATGGTTATAATctttatcaatcatttcgTATTGATATAATTCAATTGACCGTTGGCGTTTCGATGTTTATCATATGGATAATGCATACCATTCAAATGATGGGTCAACTATTCATGTCACTtaattttctattatttttgattgaatttttcaaagtttGTATTGGACAATTATATGAAATGTTACGacgatttgatcaaaaatgtccatttgaaaaaatcatggAAAATGATTGGAACCGATTTCAATATGAATATTCTTGTTTATATTCGGATACTGCACAAATGAATCGTGCAGCTAGGCTTATTCTTTTGTATTTGGAAGccatttcaaaatcatcaattatttctGCTTGTATATTCTATAGTAAACAATCTGGTTGGAGTATATTCACCACATTCGTCATAATGGCATTTTTGTCAGTATTTTGTTTAATTAATGGCCTTTATTCTCGAATAGCTGATCTgtcatcatataatcaaaaatgtgCCCGATTAATATTACAACGTATTGCCCGAACACAATGgtcattgatgaatgttgatgaaaaagatgtTCAAATACAGAAACGTTATAGTGACCgatatttgattaaattatcaCTTTTTGCTCAGACAATGACAAATAATCGATATGGATTCACTTGTGGCCAAGTGTTTTATATCACTAAATTCCGttatattcaaatattcatcatgaattttatattgatactgaaattttataaaaaaatttgtagaTAAAATAAGCGActtaatataatataatagtAACTATGAAATAGAATAGGATAGAAAAAGAGTATTAGTTagcaaattgaaattaatatcacccgtaaattttttccatgaaattcattttatcagaTGACGTAATTTGATTCTTTATGAATCGGAACTtcctataaaaaaaataaattcgtgataataataacaaagagataaaaaacaaaatttaaattccaaaaatttcaaatttaattctTTCAAATGTCATAAACTTactatttcaattcaaaaaaattcaaagcaTTCGTGTTAATGAAAgttgattttatttgaaaattatgacTGTAAGTCATTCCTCGTcattaattaaaatgaatataaatgaaatgagttgaaaaaaaaactagttaatcatcatgttgtttttttcttcagctGTTCacttgattattgattaatttattatgaaaattttccaatttaaaaaaatttcaaacattatttcattgaaaacaaatgacaaaaaattcacattcacattaaaatgaattcatttatttatgaattGGTTTTATTACTGAAATGAGTGAAAAAACTTCGGTTTTCCACTGGCAAGTCAtcatgttgtttttctttaaattcagaaaaatattttcttcttcttcatcttcatctgttcacatgattattgattaaaatataataaaatttttcattccaaaaaaaaaatcattttttgtttgtcacaTCGATCGTCAAATGACAATTACCTATCCATCATAACAAGTGATATGTTTTGccaaaaaagttttttttttcattctcattctcattattgtttctttcaggttgatgattgtttttgatttctgTTCGGCAATCATTTTGCATAAGCATGGAACattttaaagaaaattttttatcatatcaACCATATCGACAGATGTCGATTTCACAAATATTCGATCATGgttttgaatatttgaaaaaatatacatTTCGTTTGGAATTTTCACTGCAAGATTATTGTTACCGCGAAATCAGATTCACATATCGAACATTCAAACGTTCCATTTGGATGGTTATCAATGCATGGTTagccattttttattttacaattATGATATTCTATCCAAATAATTCTTACATAATAAACCgtattgattttgaacaaatGCTGAAAGCAGAACGTATGGATATATTATCCATTCAACTAATCATTGCATTTTCTATACTAGAATTTTTATGGGCTAAAATGTTACATAAAATACTACAATATCGTTTGTCATCAATAGATTTTCTTGTGAGtaaatcatttttcgatgaacaaaaagaattacTACCAAAATCTCGTCAATATCTTTGCCATATGTATATGATCACGCATTCTATTGTCACTATTCTATATTCAATTGTAACAATAGAATTGTTATtggtgattattatatatgcCTACCATTGTTATAATctttatcaatcatttcgTATCGatataattgaaatgattattcGTGTATCAATGTTTATCATATGGGTAATGCATGTGATTCAAATAATGGGTCAgctatttttctcttttaattttctagtatttttgattgaattcttCAAAGTTCgtattgaacaattttataAAATATTACAACAATATGATCAAATAAAACCATTTGAAAAGTTTCAACGAAATGAtttaaaacaatttcaacatGATTATTTGTGTTTATATAAGGAAACTGCCCAAATGAATCGTACAGTTAGTgttcttcttttttatttggaagccatttcaaaatcatcaattatttctGCTTGTATATTCTATAGTAAACAATCTAGTTGGAGTGTATTCACCAGGTTCATCATAATAGCAATTTTGTCAACATTTTGTTTAACTAATGGTCTTTATTCTCGAATATCTAATCTACCATCatacaatcaaaaatgtGCCCGATTAATATTACAACGTATTGCCCGAACACAATGGTCGATGGTTGTTGATTCAAAAGGTGTTAGACCacaaaaactttttatcTACAGatattcaattaaatcatcaCTTTTCGTtcaaacaatgacaaataatcaatttggaTTCACATGTGGCCGGgtgtttttcattacaaaatTTCGTTATAtacaattattcatcatgaatttcatattgattttaaaattttataaaaaaacttgtttatAAAACAGAacttattttgaaattttgaaaaattgttacATATAATTGTGTAATTACGAATTTGCTGAAATAAATCCGATTCTATATTATGTCTTTACCGgtggaaaattcattttattttttttgttttgttttttcttttagaAATTAAAAGCAAATCATTATCCAGAATACATCCTATAGATGGCCACCAAGTTGCTAGGcgcatcatcattcatttattcttgtgaaaaattctaaaaattGGCTTTATATTTACAGCGCATTCGCAATAATTCCATAGAATTCTAAATCCATGAAACGATGGTGGATGGTCaaaatcaggaaaaaaaattttcatttgtgtttTCATAACCATAGCATCCTGAACGCAATTGTagcatgattttttttgtgatcaatttttttcagttaaaaattcattgattttgtgCCAAATTAAGTgttacgtgtgtgtgtgtgttttcaatgtttgcgtttttttctgattttcaAATCACGACCTTTCCATATCCGGAAATAACTTCATTCAGAATATATTGTGAATcgtgaaaattgaatttttactgaaaataaaaatttatttacatgaaac
Encoded here:
- the LOC124491115 gene encoding uncharacterized protein LOC124491115, with protein sequence MATTRSLTHDLIETAKLKVDHLHKTLLEIKDEVARELTSDRIQQLYAHLEGLRDLIVNTMSLVDKGEKEGNKVLPIIDLATTCLIMITELTSELDSKAVSRSLSLPTRYKNDGDRISSVYTSGLVTPKHFGRNLEISDPTTTVFTSSVKTVHTETFSTPESLPNTRGFIARSLVSRLFSRPKFLDLTAPKTIN
- the LOC142597705 gene encoding uncharacterized protein LOC142597705, with amino-acid sequence MEHFKENFLSYQPYRQMSISQIFDHGFEYLKKYTFRLEFSLQDYCYREIRFTYRTFKRSIWMVINAWLAIFYFTIMIFYPNNSYIINRIDFEQMLKAERMDILSIQLIIAFSILEFLWAKMLHKILQYRLSSIDFL